The sequence TGGTTAGGCGGTATTATCACCCGCTTTGATTTTGGCACGAGCTTTGTTTATTCACGTCCTGTATCCGAATTAATTTTAGAACGAATTCCTGCTACTTTACTGCTTACAATTGGCTCAATTTTCTTCACGTGGCTGATTGCTATTCCTCTCGGAATTATTGGCGCAGTTCGGCAAAATCGTCCGCTCGATCGCGCGTTACGAGTGATGAGTTACCTTGGACAAGGCTTTCCCAGTCTCATTACTGCCCTTTTTCTACTTTATATTGCCCAAGCCACTTCCCCACTTTTTCCTGTTGGCGGAATGACCAGTATTAACCACAGTAGCTTTTCCTTAGCAGGGAAAATTTTAGACATCGGTTGGCATTTAATTTTACCGACCATTGCCTTAAGTATTACAGGCTTTGCTGGATTACAACGGATTACAAGGGGGGAATTATTGGATGTTTTACGTCAAGATTACGTGCAAACCGCCCGCGCCAAGGGTTTACCAGAAAATCGAGTCATTTATGTTCACGCTTTACGAAATGCAGTGAATCCGCTAATTACTTTATTAGGATTTGAATTTGC comes from Halothece sp. PCC 7418 and encodes:
- a CDS encoding ABC transporter permease, whose translation is MTETVSFSPLNIFSKARSLLTNNTAQYIYKRSLQALLTLFLASILSFTIIQFAPGDYLDTLRQNPQISPETIADLEQRFGLDKPVFLQYWYWLGGIITRFDFGTSFVYSRPVSELILERIPATLLLTIGSIFFTWLIAIPLGIIGAVRQNRPLDRALRVMSYLGQGFPSLITALFLLYIAQATSPLFPVGGMTSINHSSFSLAGKILDIGWHLILPTIALSITGFAGLQRITRGELLDVLRQDYVQTARAKGLPENRVIYVHALRNAVNPLITLLGFEFANLLSGAFIAEFFFNWPGLGRLILQAVLAQDLYLVMASLMMGALMLIVGNLLADLVLQQVDPRIKLGD